In a single window of the Leptospira sanjuanensis genome:
- a CDS encoding MBL fold metallo-hydrolase, producing MPPFEKEVFPGLFTIDCDYISPGVACAYLVVEGKEAAFVENNTNKAVPILLEELKQAGLKPEDVKYIIVTHVHLDHAGGTGLLAKHCPNATILAHPKAAVHLINPTRLVQSSIQVYGEENFKKLYGEILPVPEARVKSPADGEEIRWGRRIFKFYYTRGHANHHFCIYDSLSNGIFTGDSFGLGYRDFAFGKNPVLYPSTTPTDFDSEEAMNTVDTILATGADKAYLTHFGVWKDLELGARQMKQGLHAMQNILSSGERSGLEGEPLLEFCTGRVRAYLEREISTQGIALGEKEEMLLGFDSRINAQGLVFQIERKKRKKV from the coding sequence ATGCCGCCTTTTGAGAAGGAAGTCTTTCCCGGTTTATTTACGATCGACTGCGATTATATTTCTCCGGGAGTCGCTTGCGCGTATTTAGTCGTGGAAGGCAAGGAAGCCGCTTTCGTCGAAAACAACACGAACAAGGCCGTTCCCATTCTCTTGGAAGAATTGAAACAAGCCGGTTTGAAACCCGAGGACGTGAAATACATCATCGTAACGCACGTTCATCTCGATCACGCGGGCGGAACCGGATTGCTCGCAAAACATTGTCCGAACGCCACGATACTCGCGCACCCGAAAGCCGCGGTTCATCTCATCAATCCGACGAGGCTCGTTCAAAGTTCGATCCAAGTATACGGAGAAGAGAACTTTAAGAAGTTATACGGAGAAATTCTTCCCGTGCCCGAAGCGCGGGTCAAAAGCCCGGCGGACGGAGAGGAGATCCGGTGGGGACGAAGAATATTCAAATTTTATTATACAAGAGGACATGCAAATCATCATTTTTGCATATACGATTCCCTGAGTAACGGAATCTTCACAGGAGATTCTTTCGGACTCGGTTATCGGGATTTTGCTTTCGGAAAAAATCCGGTTCTTTATCCTTCGACGACGCCCACCGATTTCGATTCGGAAGAAGCGATGAATACGGTGGATACGATTCTTGCGACCGGCGCGGACAAGGCGTATTTGACGCATTTCGGCGTTTGGAAGGATCTCGAATTGGGCGCACGTCAGATGAAGCAGGGTTTGCACGCGATGCAGAATATTCTTTCCTCCGGAGAACGCTCGGGTTTGGAAGGGGAGCCGCTTTTGGAATTTTGTACCGGAAGGGTTCGGGCTTATTTGGAACGGGAAATTTCCACGCAAGGAATCGCGTTGGGAGAAAAGGAGGAGATGTTGCTCGGCTTCGATTCCAGGATCAACGCGCAAGGTTTGGTCTTTCAAATCGAACGGAAAAAACGAAAGAAGGTTTGA
- a CDS encoding cytochrome-c peroxidase has product MKQSTAGVLFVALLGIVMVSCGPSEKTKKLIDDSKKIFGTIPDKMPGGEADTPELVQLGEKLYFEKRLSANDTQACNSCHNVVGKAGGVDNLPTSPGAFGKNGDRNSPTVLNAGFHIAQFWDGRAANLKEQAKGPILNPVEMAMPSAAEVEKKISAIAEYKELFSKAYPKDANPITYDNLAGAIAAFERTLKTNDRFDDFQNGDHKALSAEEQEGLEKFLATGCTACHIGPLLGGNSFRKLGQVNPYENTADKGRQGVTKNVADTFVFKVQSLRNVAITGPYFHDGKVATLEEAVKKMARLQLGKDLSDSDTKSIVTFLKALTDKNRSN; this is encoded by the coding sequence ATGAAACAATCTACAGCCGGAGTTCTATTCGTAGCGCTCTTGGGGATCGTTATGGTGTCTTGCGGGCCTTCCGAAAAGACAAAAAAGTTGATCGATGATTCCAAGAAGATCTTTGGAACCATTCCCGACAAAATGCCCGGGGGAGAAGCCGATACTCCCGAATTGGTTCAGCTCGGTGAAAAGTTATACTTTGAAAAAAGACTCTCGGCCAACGACACGCAGGCTTGTAATTCCTGTCACAATGTTGTCGGGAAAGCGGGTGGAGTGGACAATCTTCCCACTTCTCCCGGGGCGTTTGGGAAGAATGGCGATCGCAATTCTCCCACCGTTTTGAACGCGGGTTTCCATATCGCGCAATTCTGGGACGGAAGAGCGGCCAATCTGAAAGAACAGGCAAAAGGTCCGATCTTAAATCCCGTCGAAATGGCGATGCCGTCTGCTGCGGAAGTGGAAAAGAAAATCTCCGCGATCGCGGAATACAAAGAGCTTTTTTCAAAGGCGTATCCTAAGGACGCAAATCCGATTACTTACGACAATCTCGCGGGTGCGATTGCCGCGTTTGAAAGAACTCTCAAAACAAACGATCGTTTCGACGATTTCCAAAACGGGGATCACAAGGCGCTTTCCGCGGAAGAACAGGAAGGTCTGGAAAAATTCTTAGCTACCGGCTGCACCGCTTGTCATATCGGTCCGCTTTTGGGTGGGAACTCCTTCCGTAAACTCGGTCAGGTCAATCCGTATGAAAATACCGCGGATAAAGGCCGTCAGGGCGTTACGAAGAACGTCGCGGACACTTTCGTTTTCAAGGTTCAATCTTTGCGGAACGTAGCGATTACCGGGCCGTATTTCCACGACGGTAAGGTCGCTACCCTGGAAGAAGCCGTTAAAAAAATGGCGCGTCTCCAGCTCGGAAAGGATCTTTCGGATTCCGATACAAAGTCGATCGTAACTTTCTTGAAGGCGTTGAC